The genomic DNA CCAGCTGACCGACGCCGGTATCGCGGTGTACTTCAACGCCGACCTGCTCGACGCCGCCGGCGTGGACCTCGCCGAGCTGACCACGATGCGGTGGTCGAACGGACCCGACGACACACTGCGGTCGCTGGCGGCGAGGCTCACCGTCGACGAGCAGGGCCGCCCGGCCGGCACCGAGGGTTTCGACGCGGGCCGGATCCGGCAGTGGGGCTACAACGCCGCCAATGATCTGCAGGGCATCTACCTCAACTACATCGGCTCGGCGGGTGGCATCTTCAACATCGGAGACCGTTTCGCCTTCGACAACCCTCAGGCCGTCGAGGCCTTCACCTATCTGGTCCGGATGATCAACGACGATCACGTCGCCCCGCCCGCCTCGGCCACCAACGACAACGGGGACTTCTCCCGCAACACCTTCCTGCAAGGCCGGATGGCGCTGTTCCAGTCCGGCACCTACAACTTGGCCGCGGTTGCGAACCAGGCCCGGTTCCGGTGGGGCGTGGCAATGCTTCCCGCCGGCCCCAAGGGCCGAGTCAGCGTGACCAATGGCATTGCTGCAGCGGCCAACTCGGCCACCCACCATCCTGCCGCGGTGCGCCAGGTGCTGAACTGGATGGGCAGCAAGCGCGGCAACGAATACCTGGGCGCAGGCGGTGCCGCCATCCCGGCCGTGCTGGCAGCCCAGCCCGTCTACCACGACTACTGGAAGGAGCGCGGCGTTGATGTCAGCCCGTTCTTCCGGGTGCTGCGGGGGCCGCGGATCCCGGCGCCGGGCGCGGCCGGCTTTCCGGCCGGATATCAGGCCCTCAAGCCATATTTCGACGAGATGTTCCTGGGCCGTCGCGATGTCGAGAAGTCACTGGCCGACGCTCAGTGGGCGGCCAACACCGCCGCAGCGCGCTGACCACCGGCCGCGATCAGCCTCTGGCCTGGAGTACATCGCCTACATTGGGCTGATGCCCAAGCACACCAGTGCATCCCGCCACCGCCGCTTGACGGTGGCATTGTTTGCCGTGGCCATGCTGGCCGCCGCTCCGGCCTGCGCGGCCGGGCACTCCCCCAACTCTTCGGCACCGGCAGCCACTCAGAGTGACGCCGGGTTCGCCCCGGCAGCACCGGTTCCGGCGCCGGAAAGTGGCCCGGGCCTCAAGGAGGCCCCGATACCCGCTGACGTCAAGCGGGACATCGTCAAGACCGCATCGATGTCGATCACCACCGGCAACCCGGCGGCGGTAGCCGACAAGGCCGTATCCCTGGCCGCCGATGCCGGTGGCCGGGTGGACAGCCGCTCCGAGGACGCCGGTTCCAGCTCCGGGCGCGCTCACATCTCACTGGCGCTACGCGTCCCGGCCGCCAAACTCGAGGGCACACTCGACGAGTTCAAGAAACTCGGCACGGTACAGACCGTCGAGGTCCGCTCTGACGATGTGACCTCACAGCGAGTCGATCTCGACGCCCGGATCAAGGCATTGCAGACCTCGGTCGACCGGCTGCTCGGGATCATGCGCGATGCCAAGGACCCCGAGGCGTTGATCAGTGCCGAGAACGCCTTATCGCAGCGCCAGGCCGACCTCGACAGCCTGCGTGCACAGCGCACCCAGCTCGGCGACCAGATCGACTACAGCACCGTCAATCTCGACATCACGGCCGAGCAGGTCGGTGGCCCCGCCCCGCAGTATCAGGGGTTCTGGGGCCAGGTCGAGCGCGGCTGGCACGGCTTGGTGTCAGCGGCGTCCGGGTTCGTGATGTTGTTCGGGCTGCTGCTGCCGTGGCTGGCGGCCTTCGTCGTCGCGGCCGTGATCGTCTACGTGGTCATCCGGCTGACCAGGTCGCGGCCCGGGCAGCTGTCACCGCCGCGGCAGGCTGGTCGGCAGGACGGTGAGCTCCAGAGCAAGGGCAGTGCCGCAGACCAGGACGAGGATGGTGAAGGCGATCCAGTCGCGCGCCCTGGGCCGTGACGGTGCCGCCGAAATCTGGCCCGCACCACCGCGTGCGGTGATGGCGTCGCCCATCTCGTCGCCGCGGCGCAGCGCCACGGTGACGGCTGCGGCGAGCAGATCGACCAGATTGGCCACCCGTTGTCTGCGCCGCGCCCGGAACGTCTCGGCCGGTTCGACCGGGCGCAGCCGGTGTGCCGCGTACAACGTGCGGAACTCGTCGATCAGCATCGGAAAAGCCCTCAGCGCCAACGCAATCGTCACCGCCCAGTCGTGCACGGGGATGCGCAGCAACCGCAGCGGACGGCCCAAGGTGGCCACCGCCGGGGCAATGTCGGCGACGTTCGTCGTCCAGGACACGAGCGCGCCGAGCCCGAGCAACACGATCGCCAGCGCGGTGACCCGCAGGAAGTTGAGCAGCCCGCCCAGACCGACCTGAACCGAGCCGATATCGATCACCGGGGTACCACCGGCCAGCGCGGCGAGCGCCCCGCCGAGCGCCAGCAGGATCCACAAGAAGAACGGGATCGACGGCAGCACGCCACGCGGAATGTGCGCCAGCCTGGCGGTCACCAGAACCAGCAGCGCGACGGCGGCGATCGGCACCCATCCGGGATAGAAGGTCAGCAGCACGCCGATGCCCGCCACGGCGAGCAGCTTCGTGCCGGCCCACAGCCGGTGGATGACGGTGTCGCCGGGGACCGGGCGCAACAGCACGACCGGTTTGCGTTGTCCTCGGGTCGGAGCGGTCATCGAGAACCCCCGGCGGTCGTCGGGGCAAGTGCGAGTTCACCGTGGTGCAGGTGCAGCGTGCGTGGGCAGAGGCCTTCCAGTCCGGTGAAGTCATGCGAGATGACGACGACCGTGAGCCCGTTGTTGTGCCGCAGATCCTCCAGCAACCGCAGCAGTCCCCGTTGGCTGGCGGCATCGAGTCCGGCCAGTGGCTCGTCGAGGATCAGCGCGCGTGGCGACCGGGCCAACAACCCGGCCAGCACGACACGACGCATCTGACCGCCCGAGAGCTGGTCGATGCGGCGCTCGGCCAGTGCCGCATCCAAACCGACCATCTCCAGTGCGCCCGCGATCTTGTCGTCCTCACGCGCCGAGAAACCTGCGGCCGAAGCGATTTCGCGCCCGACGGTGCTGCGCATCAACTGCAGGCGGGCGGCCTGGAACGAGATCGCCACCGAGCCCACCTGCTGCGCCACCGGCACCCCGTCGAGCAGGCATGCGCCGTAGGTGGGGACGGTCAGCCCGGCCATGATCCAGGCCAGGGTTGATTTGCCGGAACCGTTCAGGCCGTGCACCAGCACTCCGTCACCCTCGTTGACGGTGAACGTAATGTCACGCAAAGCCGTTTTCGCCCAAGGGGTTCCGCTGGCGTATTCGTGTCCGACGCCGGTCAGCTCCAGAACCGGTGCACCGCGATGGGCCGCAGGTGCGCCAGCCACGGGAACGGCGGAAGTCTGCACCATGTCGGTGTTGTCGGCGGTGCCGCTGAGCATCACCGTACGGTCGGCGGAATCGGCCTCGTCGTTGTAGTGCGTGATGTGCACCAGCGACATCTGATGATGATCGGTCAGCCCGGACAAAACGTTCATCAAGGTGTCGCGGCCCTGTTGGTCCACCATGCTGGTGACCTCGTCGGCGATCAGCAGCGAGGGTTCGCGGGCCAGCGCCGCGGCGACAGCGAGTCGCTGCAGTTCGCCACCGGACAATCCTCCGGTGTCGCGTTCGGCCAACCCGTCCAGGCCCACTTCGGTCAGGAGCCGCTCAACGTCGGCGGTCGCGCCGGCGGGCAGTCCCCACACCACGTCGTCGGCCACCCGGCTGCCCAACACTTGGCTTTCCGGGTGCTGCATCACCACTGCGGTGCCGCCGATGCGACCCAGCCCCACGGCACCGGCCCGCTCGATGCTGCCCGAGGTGGGTTGGCGTCCGGCCAGCATCAGCATGAGCGTGGTCTTGCCCGAGCCGTTCGGTCCGGTCACCGCGACATGCTCGCCGGGCTGGAATTCCATGGACACCGGGCCCAGTGCGTCGCGCCCGACCCCCGGGTACCGGAACCGCACGTCGGTCAGCCGCGCCGGAACGGGGGCGATGAGTGCTGTGTCGTCCCCGTTGTCGATTTCGGAGGCATCGAGTTTGTGTACATCCGGAACCCCTAGCAGTCGAGCCAGGATCCGCGAGAGCGCCCACCAGCCGATCATGCTGACCGAGGTGATGCTGGTGATGCCAAGGAACAACATCAGCAGCGGCCAGTAGTCCAGCATCGTGGCGAAGATGGTCCGCATCGGTTCGGCGGCCACGTCGAGCACCGGGATGCGGTCCAGCACCTTGGCGATCCCTTCGATGCCCGCGCTCAGCGAGTCGAAGATGAGGCTGCGCAGCCGGGTCAGCACGGTCAGCGCAGCGATGGCCGCCAGTCCGAATATCGCCCCGGCCACGATCGAGGCGCCGAATGCCGTGGCGGTACCGCGGCCACGACGCTTGACCACGCCGGTCAGTCCGCCGATGTAGGCGCAGTCGACGACGGTCATCAGTCCGCCCATGCCGGCGATCAGGAAGGCGATCGTTCCCGCGGCGACGGTGGCCGCGAGCAGCACCCGCAACCGGTAGCGGTACGCGAGCAGGCCCATCGGCACCGTTCCCAGCACCGACAGCCCGCCCGCGAACGGCACCACCACCGCGATGATCGCGGTGGCCGCACACAGCGCAGCCATCACCGCGGCCTGCGCAAGCTCGCCTGGGGTGAGGCCGCGCCGAGGCGTCGTCGCCGGGGGTATCGCGGTCATCGTTCGATTCTGCCAGCCGCGCTCGCCGCCGTCGGCTGCCCGTTGTGTGAGCGAGAGCACGCCTGGCGGGTAGACTACATAGTGAATCTATGTAAACATGGTGGGTATGCCGACCCCGACCGCCGAGGATGTCACGGTAACCGACAAATCCGAGCTTGGCGCCGACCTGCTGTCGGTCGTCGCCCGGTTGAACCGACTGGCCACCCAACGCGCCCGACTACCGCTCCCCTGGGCCCAGGCCCGGTTGCTGTCCACCATCGAGGACCAGGGCGAGGCCCGCATCTCCGACCTCGCCTACCTCGACCACTGCTCGCAGCCGACCATGACCACCCAGGTTCGCCGCCTGGAAGACGCCGGCCTGGTGACCCGCACCACCGATCCCGGTGATGCCCGCGCCGTGCTGATCCGGATCACCGAGCAGGGCCGGGAGACCCTGGAGCAGGCGAGGGCGGACCGCGCCGCGGCGATCAACCCGAGGCTGGAACGGCTCACTGCCGAGGAGCGCCGAACACTGGCAGCCTCTGTCGGCATCATCCGCCGGTTGCTCACCGACGTCGACGAGCGTCCGTCTCACACGAAAACTAGTTAGGAGTTACCGCCCTATGTGGCGCCAACCCAAGGCCGTATGGGCCGTCGCTTTCGCCTCCGTCGTCGCCTTCATGGGTATCGGACTGGTCGATCCCATCCTCAAACCGATCGCCGACAACCTCGACGCCTCGCCGTCGCAGGTGTCCCTGCTGTTCACCAGCTACATGGCGGTGATGGGCGTGGCGATGCTGATCACCGGTGTGGTGTCCAGCCGCATCGGCCCCAAGCGCACGCTGCTGTTGGGCCTGGTGATCATCATCGCCGGCGCCGGTCTGGCCGGGATGAGCGAGAACGTGATGCAGATCGTGGGGTGGCGCGCACTGTGGGGCCTGGGTAACGCCCTGTTCATCGCGACCGCGCTGGCCACCATCGTCAACTCCGCCAAAGGCTCTGTGGCACAAGCCATCATCCTCTATGAGGCGGCACTGGGCCTGGGCATCGCGATCGGCCCACTGGTCGGCGGCGTACTCGGCTCGATCTCCTGGCGCGGCCCGTTCTTCGGCGTCTCGGCGCTGATGGCCTTCGCCCTGGTGATCACCGCATTCCTCCTACCGGCCACCCCACGCGCCGAACGGGCCACCACGCTGGCCGACCCGTTCCGGGCGCTGCGCCACCGGGGGCTGTTGGGCGTCGCGATCACCGCACTGCTCTACAACTTCGGCTTCTTCACCCTGCTGGCGTTCACGCCCTTCCCACTGGACATGACCGCCCATCAGATCGGGCTGATCTTCTTCGGCTGGGGCCTGGCGTTGGCGTTCACCTCAGTCGTGGTCGCACCACGACTGCAACACCGTTTCGGCACCGTGCGCGTGCTGATCCTGAACCTGCTCGCCTTCACCACGGTGCTGGCCGTGATGGGGGTCTGGACGGATTCCAAGACCGTCCTGGCCTCGTGTGTCGTGATCGCCGGCCTGTTCATCGGGATCAACAACACGCTGATCACGGAGACCGTGATGAAGGCCGCCCCCGTCGAACGCGGTGTGGCCTCGGCGGCCTACAGCTTCCTGCGCTTCGGCGGGGCTGCCGTCGCACCGTGGCTGGCCGGGGTGCTCGGCGAGCAGGTCAGCGTGCACCTGCCGTACTGGGTGGGCGCGGGCGCCGTACTGGCCGGTGCCGGCGTGCTGTTCCTGACGCGCTCATACCTAGTTCACATCGACGAGGAAGACACAGCGGAAACCGAAATCGACGAGCTCACCGACGAGGCGACAGCGGTCACCGTGGGTTCCGACACCTGACGCCAAGGGTGATTCCCGCCCGGAGCAGCAGCAAGGCTCCCCACAATGGGTGACATGTCGCAACAGTTCGACGGCGAGGCCCGATTGTCGTGGATTCTGGCCGGCCTCGCCGGTGTACTGGGGGCGGCGGCGTTCACCCATTCCGCGGGGTACTTCGTCACCTTCATGACCGGCAACACCGAGCGGGCTTTCCTCGGGCTGTTTCAGGGCGAGGAGTGGCTGGCGATTGGCGCGGCGCTGCTGATTGCCGCCTTTGTCGGTGGAGTCGTGATCGCATCCCTGTGCCGCCGCCACCTGTGGGTCAATCATCCTCACGGCGCGACCGTGTTGACCACGCTTGCGCTCATCGTGTCCACCGTGGTGGACATGATCGCGCGAGGCTGGACAGCTCGCGATGTCCCTTTCGTTCCAATCCTGTTCGTGGCCTTTGGTATCGGCGCGCTGAATACGTCGTTCGTGAAAGACGGCGAGGTGTCGATCCCCTTGAGTTACGTGACCGGAACGCTGGTGAAGATGGGCCAGGGCATCGAACGCCACCTGAGCGGCGGCCAGCTGAGCGACTGGCTGGGGTATTTCCTGCTGTGGGCCGGATTCGCCGGCGGCGCGGTCATCGGTGGCCTTGTCAGCGTGGTGGTCAGCGGATCGCAGATGCTGCTGGTGGCCACCCTGGTCTGTGCGATCACCGCGAGCTGGCTCTGGCGCATCGGCCGCCCTCAGAAAGCGAACAGCAGGAACTGCGTCACCTGAGTGGGCGAGAAATTATCGTCGCTGACGGCGATCACCGATTGCCGACCGTCGGCCAGCTTGGGCCCCAAGGTGATTCCCTCGATGTTGTCCAGCGGTGCCAGCCCGGGCGTGGAGGTCAGGTCGGCGAGCAGTGTCTTGGTCATCTCGGTGGAACCATCGACCAGACTTGCCCGGTAGATCCGCACCGCCACATGTGTGCCGAAGCCGCGCTCGATCACCAGAAAGTTCTTGTCGTCGAGCGCCACCAGATCAGACAGACCGTTGTCCCCGCCGGGCCCGGCACTGACCGGTTCCAGCGGGTAGGTGTACTGGCCGTCGACCTCCCCGGACTCCACGTCGATGCGGATCACGCGGGTCCGTGCACCGTGCTGCTCGTCAGGTGGTGGGCCGTCGTCGTATCCGGGTCCTTCCATGGCCGCCCACAGATACCGTCCGTCCGGCGTCAACGTGAGCCCCTCCAGCGTGCTGTTACGGCGGGCGCCGTGTTCACCGGCCGACATCCGCATGGCATCCGGTCGCGCGAACTCGCCGAGGAAGCTGCCGTCGAGCCCGGCAGTCCGCACCCACGGGTCCAGCAGGATCGGCGCGCCCGGTCCCTCGACCCGCCGCTCCCCCTCGCTGGTCCAGTACAACCGTTGTCTGCGGGCATCGAAGGCGATGGCCTCGGGATCCGGAGGGACCACCGATGGCGCCGCCGCGCCGTCCGACGTGCCGGAGTCCAACGGGCGGAACGCTTGTGCGTCGCGGTCCAGCCACGGATGGGTGCCGATGAACTCGACATCACCGATGCCGTTGTCCGACATCGTGATCCGTGCGGTGTAGAACCGTGCCGGGCCCTCGGCGGAGCGGTCGTCGCTGACGATGTAATACAAATCGGCGGCCGGGTCGTAACTGATCCCCGACAATCCCCCGATCACGGTGCCGTCCAGGGTCGCGCCCGAAGCTACCTGGCGCTGACCGAGGTAGTCCAAGCCGGGCGTGGCATGCGCCGGCCCACACGCCGACAGTGCCAGGGCACCGGCCAACAGGATCCGGCGCAGCATCAGGTGATGACGGCGCCAACGAGAATGCCGACGGCATAGGTGGCCGCGATCGCGATGACGCCGAACACCAACTGCCGCACTCCAGCGATGGCCACCGGTTTACGGGTGAACCTGGCCGCC from Mycobacterium sp. DL440 includes the following:
- a CDS encoding esterase-like activity of phytase family protein, with product MLRRILLAGALALSACGPAHATPGLDYLGQRQVASGATLDGTVIGGLSGISYDPAADLYYIVSDDRSAEGPARFYTARITMSDNGIGDVEFIGTHPWLDRDAQAFRPLDSGTSDGAAAPSVVPPDPEAIAFDARRQRLYWTSEGERRVEGPGAPILLDPWVRTAGLDGSFLGEFARPDAMRMSAGEHGARRNSTLEGLTLTPDGRYLWAAMEGPGYDDGPPPDEQHGARTRVIRIDVESGEVDGQYTYPLEPVSAGPGGDNGLSDLVALDDKNFLVIERGFGTHVAVRIYRASLVDGSTEMTKTLLADLTSTPGLAPLDNIEGITLGPKLADGRQSVIAVSDDNFSPTQVTQFLLFAF
- a CDS encoding sugar ABC transporter substrate-binding protein encodes the protein MRRSTMTAIGLTLTMVVLLVAAVLLGRTTEPGGRTVVTLRLWDSQVAAAYRESFAEFTREHPDIEVRVNTVAYSSYFDSLRTDVAGGSADDIFWLSNAYLAGYADNGRLLDIGRTLGADAARAWEPSVVNQFTRNDALWAVPQLTDAGIAVYFNADLLDAAGVDLAELTTMRWSNGPDDTLRSLAARLTVDEQGRPAGTEGFDAGRIRQWGYNAANDLQGIYLNYIGSAGGIFNIGDRFAFDNPQAVEAFTYLVRMINDDHVAPPASATNDNGDFSRNTFLQGRMALFQSGTYNLAAVANQARFRWGVAMLPAGPKGRVSVTNGIAAAANSATHHPAAVRQVLNWMGSKRGNEYLGAGGAAIPAVLAAQPVYHDYWKERGVDVSPFFRVLRGPRIPAPGAAGFPAGYQALKPYFDEMFLGRRDVEKSLADAQWAANTAAAR
- a CDS encoding YoaK family protein, which gives rise to MSQQFDGEARLSWILAGLAGVLGAAAFTHSAGYFVTFMTGNTERAFLGLFQGEEWLAIGAALLIAAFVGGVVIASLCRRHLWVNHPHGATVLTTLALIVSTVVDMIARGWTARDVPFVPILFVAFGIGALNTSFVKDGEVSIPLSYVTGTLVKMGQGIERHLSGGQLSDWLGYFLLWAGFAGGAVIGGLVSVVVSGSQMLLVATLVCAITASWLWRIGRPQKANSRNCVT
- a CDS encoding MFS transporter, with amino-acid sequence MWRQPKAVWAVAFASVVAFMGIGLVDPILKPIADNLDASPSQVSLLFTSYMAVMGVAMLITGVVSSRIGPKRTLLLGLVIIIAGAGLAGMSENVMQIVGWRALWGLGNALFIATALATIVNSAKGSVAQAIILYEAALGLGIAIGPLVGGVLGSISWRGPFFGVSALMAFALVITAFLLPATPRAERATTLADPFRALRHRGLLGVAITALLYNFGFFTLLAFTPFPLDMTAHQIGLIFFGWGLALAFTSVVVAPRLQHRFGTVRVLILNLLAFTTVLAVMGVWTDSKTVLASCVVIAGLFIGINNTLITETVMKAAPVERGVASAAYSFLRFGGAAVAPWLAGVLGEQVSVHLPYWVGAGAVLAGAGVLFLTRSYLVHIDEEDTAETEIDELTDEATAVTVGSDT
- a CDS encoding DUF4349 domain-containing protein, which encodes MLAAAPACAAGHSPNSSAPAATQSDAGFAPAAPVPAPESGPGLKEAPIPADVKRDIVKTASMSITTGNPAAVADKAVSLAADAGGRVDSRSEDAGSSSGRAHISLALRVPAAKLEGTLDEFKKLGTVQTVEVRSDDVTSQRVDLDARIKALQTSVDRLLGIMRDAKDPEALISAENALSQRQADLDSLRAQRTQLGDQIDYSTVNLDITAEQVGGPAPQYQGFWGQVERGWHGLVSAASGFVMLFGLLLPWLAAFVVAAVIVYVVIRLTRSRPGQLSPPRQAGRQDGELQSKGSAADQDEDGEGDPVARPGP
- a CDS encoding energy-coupling factor transporter transmembrane protein EcfT, whose amino-acid sequence is MTAPTRGQRKPVVLLRPVPGDTVIHRLWAGTKLLAVAGIGVLLTFYPGWVPIAAVALLVLVTARLAHIPRGVLPSIPFFLWILLALGGALAALAGGTPVIDIGSVQVGLGGLLNFLRVTALAIVLLGLGALVSWTTNVADIAPAVATLGRPLRLLRIPVHDWAVTIALALRAFPMLIDEFRTLYAAHRLRPVEPAETFRARRRQRVANLVDLLAAAVTVALRRGDEMGDAITARGGAGQISAAPSRPRARDWIAFTILVLVCGTALALELTVLPTSLPRR
- a CDS encoding MarR family winged helix-turn-helix transcriptional regulator, with translation MPTPTAEDVTVTDKSELGADLLSVVARLNRLATQRARLPLPWAQARLLSTIEDQGEARISDLAYLDHCSQPTMTTQVRRLEDAGLVTRTTDPGDARAVLIRITEQGRETLEQARADRAAAINPRLERLTAEERRTLAASVGIIRRLLTDVDERPSHTKTS
- a CDS encoding DUF2232 domain-containing protein gives rise to the protein MTAIPPATTPRRGLTPGELAQAAVMAALCAATAIIAVVVPFAGGLSVLGTVPMGLLAYRYRLRVLLAATVAAGTIAFLIAGMGGLMTVVDCAYIGGLTGVVKRRGRGTATAFGASIVAGAIFGLAAIAALTVLTRLRSLIFDSLSAGIEGIAKVLDRIPVLDVAAEPMRTIFATMLDYWPLLMLFLGITSITSVSMIGWWALSRILARLLGVPDVHKLDASEIDNGDDTALIAPVPARLTDVRFRYPGVGRDALGPVSMEFQPGEHVAVTGPNGSGKTTLMLMLAGRQPTSGSIERAGAVGLGRIGGTAVVMQHPESQVLGSRVADDVVWGLPAGATADVERLLTEVGLDGLAERDTGGLSGGELQRLAVAAALAREPSLLIADEVTSMVDQQGRDTLMNVLSGLTDHHQMSLVHITHYNDEADSADRTVMLSGTADNTDMVQTSAVPVAGAPAAHRGAPVLELTGVGHEYASGTPWAKTALRDITFTVNEGDGVLVHGLNGSGKSTLAWIMAGLTVPTYGACLLDGVPVAQQVGSVAISFQAARLQLMRSTVGREIASAAGFSAREDDKIAGALEMVGLDAALAERRIDQLSGGQMRRVVLAGLLARSPRALILDEPLAGLDAASQRGLLRLLEDLRHNNGLTVVVISHDFTGLEGLCPRTLHLHHGELALAPTTAGGSR